In the Leishmania mexicana MHOM/GT/2001/U1103 complete genome, chromosome 31 genome, one interval contains:
- a CDS encoding putative mitochondrial carrier protein, translating into MESLVAGACAGLFVDLSLYPIDTVKTRLQSKEGFLATGGFNNVYKGLSAMAVGSVPGGAAFFFGYDTAKRSFLSLAAPLGAASGIEPTSIAITPSVMACQAAAAVCGECLACCIRVPVEMVKQQMQAGHHATITSVLRNVTNNTATPVVVPRDSVAAVPSPPIRLSGVHHLFRGMPIMLMRELPFSVIQMSLYESLKAEMRASTDHPYASLSLPFCGAFSGGCAAFLTTPLDVLKTRIMLFRCGPGQEKVSIRYVLDELIREPARSGDRFGYAQRFFRGASTRVLWISLGGSIFFGTYEFVKSGFQSLHTL; encoded by the coding sequence ATGGAGTCGCTTGTGGctggcgcgtgtgctgggCTGTTCGTCGACCTTAGTCTCTACCCCATCGACACGGTAAAGACGCGCCTTCAGTCCAAGGAAGGCTTTCTGGCTACCGGCGGCTTTAATAATGTTTACAAAGGCTTGAGTGCTATGGCGGTGGGCTCTGTGCCTGGCGGGGCTGCGTTTTTCTTCGGCTACGACACAGCGAAGCGATCGTTTCTGTCActtgcagcgccgctgggcGCTGCAAGCGGGATCGAGCCCACTTCGATAGCCATAACGCCAAGTGTAATGGCATGCcaggccgcggcggccgtgtgCGGGGAGTGCTTAGCTTGCTGTATTCGTGTACCGGTAGAGATGGTGAAGCAGCAGATGCAGGCCGGACATCACGCAACCATCACCTCCGTGTTGCGTAACGTCACCAACAACACAGCAACGCCGGTGGTTGTTCCACGAGACTCGGTCGCAGctgtgccgtcgccgccaatTCGTCTCTCCGGCGTGCACCATCTTTTTCGAGGCATGCCCATCATGCTGATGCGCGAGTTGCCTTTCTCTGTAATTCAGATGTCCCTGTACGAATCTCTGAAGGCCGAAATGCGCGCGTCCACGGACCACCCCTACGCCTCCCTCAGTCTTCCCTTTTGCGGTGCGTTCAGTGGGGGGTGCGCCGCCTTTCTCACAACCCCATTGGATGTTCTCAAGACGCGGATCATGTTGTTCCGCTGCGGGCCGGGGCAGGAGAAAGTGAGCATCAGGTATGTACTGGATGAGTTGATTCGTGAGCCAGCCCGGTCCGGTGACAGGTTCGGCTACGCACAGCGCTTCTTCCGCGGGGCCTCGACACGCGTGCTATGGATTTCACTCGGCGGGAGCATATTTTTTGGTACGTACGAGTTTGTCAAGTCCGGTTTTCAAAGCCTGCACACACTGTAG
- a CDS encoding putative protein kinase codes for MTGRFTRPQWSLATGRHYASSGHSAASSCSTHTLKVNQTESYRPGPDDSGTYSANLRDSPSRTMSNTSVSVSPMDSSSPQEWGRSFRLFNSCRFLASASGSRQRDGSIGQLYRSTFLHGRQGRGSSTGPEAERLLLGSSFIHQPQSSFFGTFSGQGGRYSLWPPDVNASGVLTAASPYAAFNPSAPLSSASPLLGSPRFLGAGISPRGVADWHAVHRVVASCAMGSVVCTVSPGQNELPLAMNALRTHIAVRGKTIIQGDAAHPLDIRKGPLIGAGGFAKVFAGVDTVRGELVAIKEIDISGVDDVKALNAIEAEFALLKSLHHPNIVSYSLFEHSKSQKVCRIAMELLAGDSTLHLLQKFGPLTEAVLRIVARSVLRAIRFIHKEGIFHRDIKPANILVSHRGEVKLCDFGCSKRVSELNKASSCIIGTPVYMAPEFIKGEANHKADIWSMACALFELSTGLLPWYHSGVKDNLPLMFYLTTTSESPLVLPSPEAKSEFSAEFLSFMELCFTRNVANRPEADDLLKHPWITGSRLAPVPNPPSAVLSLHQESSAVFRSFGSPGKSSTFSSPRDSAADRDDMSFNGSDGLQKSVSTTPTLNPAEEEMACQQELETVAAATALELCSLLVCSLEIPPRTVQETVTGEVGSGTGDTSPSLTRTFSIHSPALSHRGGGVSANVAEFLSPVYTPEHSMVHENFHYSQVPLGASAGNFVLPPGLDLDGAPPPQQYLRINEEGNLDVVHLPGDEMEDSVHGRPTFGDSVYGSFHTGRIVSPARNSSFSRGTVSPRVAAGPNAMGVADGAFSPLLGISGVFSRRESPSRGGPSVPSSPQGIPAPPLLYRPGPSTTFVSQPPSHTGSVHTSHVSPTSASKAGSNLDTVSPHTPRSNSPTSTQRSESFRGLPEKLRAHADGKLHMSFSVNTAPGCAVNVELNVDVADVQCKVVDNQPNFVVAFTDDVRNQIANKIKEVAEHASSDMPGQTSGTHASPLTPSCGMEARGSLSAGGSHFYNSPLFSSSSKAAPRPLLRASTSSAQRLVAAPRETLAGYSSYSGEEGSDVDSHTSSPMAAGWSERVSK; via the coding sequence ATGACCGGTCGCTTCACTCGGCCGCAGTGGTCGCTGGCAACGGGGCGACACTATGCAAGTAGCGGGCACTCAGCGGCCAGCTCGTGCAGCACTCACACGCTGAAGGTGAACCAAACGGAGAGCTACCGGCCCGGCCCCGATGACAGCGGCACATACAGCGCGAACCTGCGTGACTCGCCGAGCCGCACCATGAGCAACACCAGTGTTTCGGTCTCCCCCatggacagcagcagcccacaGGAATGGGGCCGTTCCTTCCGCCTTTTCAACTCCTGTCGCTtcctcgccagcgcctccggTTCACGGCAGCGTGACGGCAGCATCGGACAGCTGTATCGTAGTACTTTCTTGCATGGTCGGCagggccgcggcagcagcactggaCCGGAGGCCGAAAGGCTACTCCTCGGGAGCTCCTTCATCCACCAACCACAGAGCAGCTTCTTTGGCACCTTTAGCGGGCAAGGTGGACGCTACTCCTTGTGGCCCCCCGACGTGAATGCCAGCGGAGTGCTGACCGCAGCCTCGCCGTACGCCGCGTTCAACCCGTCCGCGCCTTTGTCATCAGCGAGTCCCTTATTAGGCTCTCCTCGCTTCCTCGGGGCGGGTATCTCGCCTCGCGGAGTGGCAGACTGGCACGCTGTGCATCGTGTCGTCGCGTCGTGCGCAATGGGCTCGGTGGTGTGCACTGTCTCACCAGGTCAGAATGAACTGCCTTTGGCGATGAATGCCCTACGCACGCACATTGCGGTGCGCGGCAAGACGATCATTCAAGGCGATGCTGCTCACCCGCTGGACATTCGCAAGGGTCCCCTtatcggcgccggcggcttCGCGAAGGTCTTCGCGGGCGTGGACACCGTACGTGGAGAGCTTGTCGCCATCAAAGAGATCGACATCTCCGGCGTGGACGACGTGAAGGCGCTCAACGCGATCGAGGCGGAATTCGCCCTACTCAAGTCCCTTCATCACCCCAACATTGTCAGCTATTCCCTCTTCGAGCACAGCAAGTCGCAGAAAGTCTGCCGCATTGCGATGGAGCTGCTTGCGGGTGACTCCACTCTCCACCTGCTGCAGAAGTTTGGACCACTGACGgaagcggtgctgcgcatcGTGGCGCGGAGCGTCCTGCGCGCCATTCGCTTTATCCACAAGGAGGGAATTTTTCACCGAGACATCAAACCCGCCAACATCCTCGTCAGCCACCGCGGCGAGGTGAAACTGTGCGACTTCGGCTGCAGCAAACGCGTGTCGGAGCTGAACAAAGCATCCAGCTGCATTATTGGGACACCAGTGTACATGGCCCCTGAATTCATCAAGGGTGAGGCTAATCACAAGGCGGATATATGGTCAATGGCGTGCGCGCTTTTCGAGCTGAGCACCGGGCTGCTGCCTTGGTACCACTCCGGCGTCAAGGACAATCTCCCTCTCATGTTCTACCTCACGACAACGTCGGAGTCTCCCTTGGTGCTGCCCTCGCCAGAAGCCAAGAGCGAGTTCTCCGCGGAGTTCCTCAGCTTCATGGAACTGTGCTTCACACGCAACGTGGCAAATCGACCAGAAGCCGACGATTTGCTGAAGCATCCGTGGATCACAGGGTCGCGGCTCGCGCCGGTACCAAACCCACCCAGCGctgtcctctctctccaccagGAAAGCTCCGCCGTGTTTCGCTCTTTTGGTTCGCCCGGGAAGTCGTCCACGTTCTCCAGTCCGCGAGACTCGGCGGCGGACCGCGACGACATGAGCTtcaacggcagcgacggcttGCAGAAGTCCGTTTCCACCACCCCAACTCTCAACcccgcggaggaggagatggcgtgTCAGCAGGAGTTGGAgaccgtggcggcggcgacggcgctggaaCTCTGCTCCCTGCTCGTGTGCTCCCTGGAGATCCCTCCTCGTACCGTACAGGAGACTGTGACAGGGGAAGTGGGCTCGGGGACCGGCGACACGAGTCCCTCGCTCACGCGCACCTTCTCGATCCACTCACCCGCCCTTAGCcatcgtggcggcggtgtcagCGCGAACGTGGCTGAATTTCTGTCCCCTGTATATACGCCAGAGCATTCCATGGTGCACGAAAACTTCCACTACAGCCAAGTGCCACTTGGGGCGTCTGCAGGCAACTTTGTCTTGCCTCCCGGACTGGACTTGGATggggcaccgccgccgcagcagtacTTGCGCATCAATGAGGAAGGCAACCTTGATGTGGTTCACCTTCCCGGTGACGAGATGGAGGATTCGGTGCACGGCAGGCCCACCTTCGGCGACAGCGTCTACGGCTCCTTCCACACTGGGCGTATTGTATCCCCAGCGCGTAACAGCTCGTTTAGCAGAGGTACCGTCAGCCCGCGCGTTGCTGCGGGGCCGAATGCCATGGGCGTGGCCGACGGCGCTTTCTCCCCGCTTCTCGGCATCAGTGGCGTCTTCTCTCGCAGAGAGTCGCCGTCGCGCGGGGGCCCCTCAGTTCCGTCATCCCCGCAGGGCATtcccgcgccgccgctgctgtacCGACCCGGCCCGTCCACAACATTTGTAAGTCAGCCGCCCAGCCACACCGGCTCGGTGCATACGTCGCACGTGTCGCCGACGTCCGCATCCAAGGCCGGCAGCAACCTCGACACCGTATCACCTCACACTCCGCGGTCGAACTCGCCTACTTccacgcagcgcagcgagagTTTCCGTGGGTTGCCAGAGAAACTGAGGGCGCACGCTGATGGAAAGCTGCACATGTCCTTCTCTGTCAACACCGCCCCAGGATGCGCCGTGAACGTGGAGCTGAATGTCGATGTGGCTGATGTGCAGTGCAAGGTGGTGGATAACCAGCCGAACTTTGTGGTCGCCTTCACGGATGACGTGCGCAACCAAATCGCAAACAAGATTAAAGAGGTGGCTGAACACGCGTCATCGGACATGCCTGGCCAGACGTCAGGCACTCATGCCTCGCCGCTGACCCCGTCGTGCGGGATGGAAGCGCGCGGGTCGCTCTCTGCTGGTGGCAGCCACTTTTACAACTCACCATTATTCTCGTCTTCTTCGAAGGCCGCACCACGTCCGCTTTTACGGGCctccaccagcagcgcgcagcGACTTGTGGCCGCCCCGCGCGAGACGCTTGCCGGCTATTCGTCTTACTCTGGGGAGGAGGGCTCTGACGTGGATTCTCACACGTCCTCGCCCATGGCGGCGGGCTGGAGTGAACGCGTGAGCAAGTAG